The following proteins are encoded in a genomic region of Drosophila miranda strain MSH22 chromosome 4, D.miranda_PacBio2.1, whole genome shotgun sequence:
- the LOC108162161 gene encoding electroneutral sodium bicarbonate exchanger 1 isoform X12, with translation MPQQAHLKHIHGHGRLPRVITTDSSRPWTMNSSSGDDEAPKDPRTGGEDFTQQFTENDFEGHRAHTVYVGVHVPGGRRHSQRRRKHHHSGPGGAGGAGGGGSVGGSGSMGGAGGVSSKDSGSEKQQEVERPVTPPAQRVQFILGEDVDVDGTHVSHPLFSEMGMLVKEGDEIEWKETARWIKFEEDVEEGGNRWSKPHVATLSLHSLFELRRLLVNGTVMLDMEAPNLEVMADLVCDQMVSAGTLPPGVKDKVKDALLRRHRHQHEYAKKTRLPIIRSLADMRNHSSSKMDEQSGNALGATTPISLPASEPGPPGSNGNTSLTPGGGMGRFLTVPGKPSNRTLEDMVKSPSSQSMARPSSGTELNEQQHKGNTHFMRKIPPGAEASNILVGEVDFLERTLSCFIRLSQAALMGDLTEVPVPTRFIFILLGPPGSQSNFHEIGRAMATLMSDEIFHEVAYRARKREHLLAGVDEFLDAVTVLPPGEWDPTIRIEPPAAIPSQDVRKRPPELPKEEIDEEEEEARLREENGLSRTGRIFGGLINDVKRKIPWYWSDYRDAFSMQCVASWIFLYFACLSPIITFGGLLAEATGKNMAAMESLVSGFVCGMGYGFFSGQPLTILGSTGPVLVFESIIYEFCMKMDWDYMTFRFWIGMWVAGICIVLTAIDASALVCYITRFTEENFATLIAFIFIYKAIENVVVIGKNFPVNQGIYDCVCIPPPGSNASVVEYAKYNWDYCEPNNGTLVGGDCGTPPTENVFLMSVVLCTGTFIISTILKDFKNALFFPSAVRQYISDFSVLIAIFAMTFFDYSLGVPTQKLEVPAELKPTLDSRGWLIPPFSERNPWWSPIIAVFPALLGTILIFMDQQITAVIVNRKENKLKKGCGYHLDLFVLSILIAICSVMGLPWFVAATVLSINHVNSLKLESECSAPGEKPQFLGVREQRVTHIMIFLTIGVSVLLTPLLGHIPMPVLFGVFLYMGVASLKGLQFFDRILIMFMPAKYQPDYMFLRQVPIKRVHLFTIIQLACLIILWLIKSFSQTSILFPLMLVVMIGIRKALDLVFTRRELKILDDIMPEMTKRAAADDLHQLDAEVGFVQKFLPCFFGGRGQPDTKAGLEGGAGNGVGLGLITCNSSNANEKEFEAQSSLLKK, from the exons ATGCCGCAGCAGGCGCATCTGAAACACATCCACGGACATGGCCGATTGCCCAGAGTCATAACCACAGATAGCAGCAG ACCCTGGACCATGAACTCCTCGAGTGGTGACGATGAGGCGCCCAAGGACCCGCGTACTGGAGGCGAGGACTTTACGCAACAATTTACAGAGAACGATTTCGAGG GACATCGCGCACACACCGTCTATGTGGGTGTTCATGTGCCGGGAGGCAGACGCCATTCCCAGCGCCGACGCAAGCACCATCACAGCGGTCCTGGAGGTGCAGGTGGAGCTGGAGGCGGCGGTTCCGTCGGGGGCTCCGGCAGCATGGGAGGTGCTGGTGGCGTCTCCAGCAAGGACAGCGGCAGTGAAAAGCAACAGGAAGTGGAACGTCCAG TAACACCGCCCGCACAACGTGTACAATTTATACTCGGCGAGGATGTTGATGTCGATGGGACACATGTATCGCATCCTTTGTTCTCGGAAATGGGAATGCTGGTGAAGGAGGGCGACGAGATCGAGTGGAAGGAGACGGCGCGCTGGATCAAGTTCGAGGAGGATGTGGAGGAGGGCGGCAATCGGTGGTCCAAGCCCCACGTGGCCACGCTCTCCCTGCACTCGCTGTTCGAGCTGCGGCGCCTGCTGGTCAACGGCACCGTCATGCTCGACATGGAGGCACCCAATCTGGAGGTGATGGCCGACCTGGTCTGCGACCAGATGGTCAGTGCCGGCACCCTTCCCCCCGGCGTCAAGGACAAGGTCAAGGATGCCCTGCTGCGTCGACACCGGCATCAGCACGAGTATGCCAAGAAGACACGGCTACCCATCATTCGGTCCCTGGCCGATATGCGCAACCATTCGTCATCGAAAA TGGATGAACAGTCGGGCAACGCTTTAGGGGCCACCACGCCAATATCTCTACCGGCAAGTGAACCGGGACCGCCTGGCAGCAATGGCAATACGAGCTTAACCCCTGGCGGCGGCATGGGGCGTTTTCTGACAGTGCCCGGAAAGCCCAGCAACAGAACGCTCG AGGACATGGTGAAGAGTCCCAGCAGCCAGTCGATGGCACGTCCCAGCAGCGGAACGGAGCTCAACGAGCAGCAGCACAAGGGAAACACACACTTTATGAGGAAGATCCCTCCCGGTGCAGAGGCCAGTAATATTTTGGTTGGCGAAGTGGACTTTCTGGAGCGGACACTCTCCTGCTTCATCCGCTTAAGCCAGGCAGCGCTCATGGGCGATCTGACAGAGGTGCCAGTGCCCACAAG ATTCATCTTTATTTTGCTTGGACCACCTGGTAGTCAGAGCAATTTCCATGAGATTGGACGTGCCATGGCCACCCTGATGTCGGATGAGATCTTCCACGAGGTGGCCTATCGGGCACGAAAGCGAGAGCATCTGCTGGCCGGCGTTGACGAGTTCCTCGATGCGGTCACCGTTTTGCCTCCTGGGGAATGGGATCCCACCATTCGCATTGAGCCGCCGGCGGCCATACCCTCCCAGGATGTCCGCAAGCGACCACCAGAGCTGCCAAAGGAGGAGatcgacgaggaggaggaagaggcgCGACTCAGAGAGGAGAATGGTCTCTCACGAACAGGTCGTATCTTTGGCGGTCTGATAAACGATGTGAAGCGAAAGATCCCCTGGTACTGGAGCGATTATCGCGATGCATTTTCCATGCAATGCGTGGCATCGTGGATCTTCCTGTACTTCGCCTGCCTCTCGCCAATCATCACGTTCGGAGGCCTCTTGGCGGAGGCCACCGGCAAGAATATGGCAGCGATGGAGAGTCTGGTGTCGGGGTTCGTCTGTGGCATGGGCTATGGCTTCTTTTCGGGTCAGCCGTTGACAATATTGGGTTCCACCGGTCCAGTACTGGTCTTTGAGTCAATCATCTATGAGTTCTGCATGAAAATGGACTGGGACTATATGACATTCCGGTTCTGGATCGGCATGTGGGTCGCCGGCATTTGTATCGTCCTGACCGCGATAGATGCCAGTGCTCTCGTCTGCTACATAACCCGCTTCACCGAGGAGAACTTTGCCACCCTGATTGCTTTCATTTTCATCTACAAGGCCATCGAGAATGTGGTTGTCATCGGGAAGAATTTCCCTGTGAATCAAGGCATATACGATTGTGTCTGCATACCGCCGCCAGGCAGCAATGCCAGTGTTGTGGAGTATGCCAAATACAACTGGGATTATTGTGAG CCGAACAATGGAACTCTTGTTGGCGGCGACTGTGGTACTCCACCCACTGAGAATGTCTTCCTTATGTCGGTGGTTCTGTGCACCGGTACCTTCATCATCTCCACCATTCTGAAGGACTTTAAGAACGCCCTGTTCTTCCCCTCGGCTGTGCGCCAGTACATCAGTGACTTTTCCGTGCTGATTGCCATTTTTGCCATGACATTCTTCGACTACTCGTTGGGCGTGCCCACACAGAAGTTGGAGGTTCCTGCAGAACTGAAGCCCACGCTGGATTCGAGGGGTTGGCTCATTCCACCTTTCAGCGAACGGAATCCCTGGTGGTCGCCGATCATTGCCGTGTTCCCCGCTCTACTGGGAACCATTCTGATCTTCATGGATCAGCAGATTACAGCTGTAATCGTCAATCGCAAGGAGAACAAATTGAAGAAGGGCTGTGGCTACCACTTGGATCTGTTTGTTCTCTCAATTCTTATTGCCATTTGCAGTGTGATGGGTCTGCCATG GTTCGTGGCGGCCACTGTTCTGAGCATCAATCATGTAAATTCCTTGAAACTTGAATCGGAGTGCTCGGCCCCTGGCGAGAAGCCACAGTTCCTGGGTGTTCGCGAGCAGCGTGTGACACACATCATGATCTTCCTAACGATCGGTGTTTCGGTGCTGCTGACACCGCTGCTCGGTCACATTCCCATGCCGGTTCTGTTCGGTGTGTTCCTTTATATGGGCGTGGCCTCGCTCAAGGGTCTGCAGTTCTTTGATCGCATACTGATCATGTTCATGCCAGCCAAATACCAGCCAGATTATATGTTCCTGCGACAG GTTCCCATCAAGCGAGTTCACTTGTTCACCATCATACAGCTGGCCTGTCTGATCATACTCTGGCTAATCAAATCCTTCTCGCAGACGTCAATTCTCTTCCCTCTCATGCTGGTGGTGATGATCGGCATACGCAAGGCCCTCGATCTGGTCTTTACGCGTCGAGAGCTTAAAATCCTCGACGATATTATGCCGGAGATGACGAAGCGAGCGGCCGCCGATGATCTGCATCAATTGGACGCTGAGGTGGGCTTTGTTCAGAAATTTTTACCCTGTTTCTTCGGTGGTCGCGGCCAGCCCGACACCAAGGCCGGTCTTGAAGGTGGCGCTGGTAATGGCGTCGGCCTCGGCCTGATCACGTGCAACAGCtcaaatgcaaatgaaaaGGAGTTCGAGGCACAGAGTAGTCTGCTCAAAAAGTAA
- the LOC108162161 gene encoding electroneutral sodium bicarbonate exchanger 1 isoform X13, translated as MPQQAHLKHIHGHGRLPRVITTDSSRPWTMNSSSGDDEAPKDPRTGGEDFTQQFTENDFEGHRAHTVYVGVHVPGGRRHSQRRRKHHHSGPGGAGGAGGGGSVGGSGSMGGAGGVSSKDSGSEKQQEVERPVTPPAQRVQFILGEDVDVDGTHVSHPLFSEMGMLVKEGDEIEWKETARWIKFEEDVEEGGNRWSKPHVATLSLHSLFELRRLLVNGTVMLDMEAPNLEVMADLVCDQMVSAGTLPPGVKDKVKDALLRRHRHQHEYAKKTRLPIIRSLADMRNHSSSKTDATTHLGAIGVTTWFHAGASPQHHPGPSRGQGQGQGQQGQSQSIPKDMVKSPSSQSMARPSSGTELNEQQHKGNTHFMRKIPPGAEASNILVGEVDFLERTLSCFIRLSQAALMGDLTEVPVPTRFIFILLGPPGSQSNFHEIGRAMATLMSDEIFHEVAYRARKREHLLAGVDEFLDAVTVLPPGEWDPTIRIEPPAAIPSQDVRKRPPELPKEEIDEEEEEARLREENGLSRTGRIFGGLINDVKRKIPWYWSDYRDAFSMQCVASWIFLYFACLSPIITFGGLLAEATGKNMAAMESLVSGFVCGMGYGFFSGQPLTILGSTGPVLVFESIIYEFCMKMDWDYMTFRFWIGMWVAGICIVLTAIDASALVCYITRFTEENFATLIAFIFIYKAIENVVVIGKNFPVNQGIYDCVCIPPPGSNASVVEYAKYNWDYCEPNNGTLVGGDCGTPPTENVFLMSVVLCTGTFIISTILKDFKNALFFPSAVRQYISDFSVLIAIFAMTFFDYSLGVPTQKLEVPAELKPTLDSRGWLIPPFSERNPWWSPIIAVFPALLGTILIFMDQQITAVIVNRKENKLKKGCGYHLDLFVLSILIAICSVMGLPWFVAATVLSINHVNSLKLESECSAPGEKPQFLGVREQRVTHIMIFLTIGVSVLLTPLLGHIPMPVLFGVFLYMGVASLKGLQFFDRILIMFMPAKYQPDYMFLRQVPIKRVHLFTIIQLACLIILWLIKSFSQTSILFPLMLVVMIGIRKALDLVFTRRELKILDDIMPEMTKRAAADDLHQLDAEVGFVQKFLPCFFGGRGQPDTKAGLEGGAGNGVGLGLITCNSSNANEKEFEAQSSLLKK; from the exons ATGCCGCAGCAGGCGCATCTGAAACACATCCACGGACATGGCCGATTGCCCAGAGTCATAACCACAGATAGCAGCAG ACCCTGGACCATGAACTCCTCGAGTGGTGACGATGAGGCGCCCAAGGACCCGCGTACTGGAGGCGAGGACTTTACGCAACAATTTACAGAGAACGATTTCGAGG GACATCGCGCACACACCGTCTATGTGGGTGTTCATGTGCCGGGAGGCAGACGCCATTCCCAGCGCCGACGCAAGCACCATCACAGCGGTCCTGGAGGTGCAGGTGGAGCTGGAGGCGGCGGTTCCGTCGGGGGCTCCGGCAGCATGGGAGGTGCTGGTGGCGTCTCCAGCAAGGACAGCGGCAGTGAAAAGCAACAGGAAGTGGAACGTCCAG TAACACCGCCCGCACAACGTGTACAATTTATACTCGGCGAGGATGTTGATGTCGATGGGACACATGTATCGCATCCTTTGTTCTCGGAAATGGGAATGCTGGTGAAGGAGGGCGACGAGATCGAGTGGAAGGAGACGGCGCGCTGGATCAAGTTCGAGGAGGATGTGGAGGAGGGCGGCAATCGGTGGTCCAAGCCCCACGTGGCCACGCTCTCCCTGCACTCGCTGTTCGAGCTGCGGCGCCTGCTGGTCAACGGCACCGTCATGCTCGACATGGAGGCACCCAATCTGGAGGTGATGGCCGACCTGGTCTGCGACCAGATGGTCAGTGCCGGCACCCTTCCCCCCGGCGTCAAGGACAAGGTCAAGGATGCCCTGCTGCGTCGACACCGGCATCAGCACGAGTATGCCAAGAAGACACGGCTACCCATCATTCGGTCCCTGGCCGATATGCGCAACCATTCGTCATCGAAAA CTGACGCCACAACGCATCTGGGTGCCATTGGTGTCACCACCTGGTTCCATGCTGGGGCATCGCCTCAGCATCACCCGGGGCCATCCaggggccagggccagggccaagGCCAGCAAGGACAATCACAATCAATACCAA AGGACATGGTGAAGAGTCCCAGCAGCCAGTCGATGGCACGTCCCAGCAGCGGAACGGAGCTCAACGAGCAGCAGCACAAGGGAAACACACACTTTATGAGGAAGATCCCTCCCGGTGCAGAGGCCAGTAATATTTTGGTTGGCGAAGTGGACTTTCTGGAGCGGACACTCTCCTGCTTCATCCGCTTAAGCCAGGCAGCGCTCATGGGCGATCTGACAGAGGTGCCAGTGCCCACAAG ATTCATCTTTATTTTGCTTGGACCACCTGGTAGTCAGAGCAATTTCCATGAGATTGGACGTGCCATGGCCACCCTGATGTCGGATGAGATCTTCCACGAGGTGGCCTATCGGGCACGAAAGCGAGAGCATCTGCTGGCCGGCGTTGACGAGTTCCTCGATGCGGTCACCGTTTTGCCTCCTGGGGAATGGGATCCCACCATTCGCATTGAGCCGCCGGCGGCCATACCCTCCCAGGATGTCCGCAAGCGACCACCAGAGCTGCCAAAGGAGGAGatcgacgaggaggaggaagaggcgCGACTCAGAGAGGAGAATGGTCTCTCACGAACAGGTCGTATCTTTGGCGGTCTGATAAACGATGTGAAGCGAAAGATCCCCTGGTACTGGAGCGATTATCGCGATGCATTTTCCATGCAATGCGTGGCATCGTGGATCTTCCTGTACTTCGCCTGCCTCTCGCCAATCATCACGTTCGGAGGCCTCTTGGCGGAGGCCACCGGCAAGAATATGGCAGCGATGGAGAGTCTGGTGTCGGGGTTCGTCTGTGGCATGGGCTATGGCTTCTTTTCGGGTCAGCCGTTGACAATATTGGGTTCCACCGGTCCAGTACTGGTCTTTGAGTCAATCATCTATGAGTTCTGCATGAAAATGGACTGGGACTATATGACATTCCGGTTCTGGATCGGCATGTGGGTCGCCGGCATTTGTATCGTCCTGACCGCGATAGATGCCAGTGCTCTCGTCTGCTACATAACCCGCTTCACCGAGGAGAACTTTGCCACCCTGATTGCTTTCATTTTCATCTACAAGGCCATCGAGAATGTGGTTGTCATCGGGAAGAATTTCCCTGTGAATCAAGGCATATACGATTGTGTCTGCATACCGCCGCCAGGCAGCAATGCCAGTGTTGTGGAGTATGCCAAATACAACTGGGATTATTGTGAG CCGAACAATGGAACTCTTGTTGGCGGCGACTGTGGTACTCCACCCACTGAGAATGTCTTCCTTATGTCGGTGGTTCTGTGCACCGGTACCTTCATCATCTCCACCATTCTGAAGGACTTTAAGAACGCCCTGTTCTTCCCCTCGGCTGTGCGCCAGTACATCAGTGACTTTTCCGTGCTGATTGCCATTTTTGCCATGACATTCTTCGACTACTCGTTGGGCGTGCCCACACAGAAGTTGGAGGTTCCTGCAGAACTGAAGCCCACGCTGGATTCGAGGGGTTGGCTCATTCCACCTTTCAGCGAACGGAATCCCTGGTGGTCGCCGATCATTGCCGTGTTCCCCGCTCTACTGGGAACCATTCTGATCTTCATGGATCAGCAGATTACAGCTGTAATCGTCAATCGCAAGGAGAACAAATTGAAGAAGGGCTGTGGCTACCACTTGGATCTGTTTGTTCTCTCAATTCTTATTGCCATTTGCAGTGTGATGGGTCTGCCATG GTTCGTGGCGGCCACTGTTCTGAGCATCAATCATGTAAATTCCTTGAAACTTGAATCGGAGTGCTCGGCCCCTGGCGAGAAGCCACAGTTCCTGGGTGTTCGCGAGCAGCGTGTGACACACATCATGATCTTCCTAACGATCGGTGTTTCGGTGCTGCTGACACCGCTGCTCGGTCACATTCCCATGCCGGTTCTGTTCGGTGTGTTCCTTTATATGGGCGTGGCCTCGCTCAAGGGTCTGCAGTTCTTTGATCGCATACTGATCATGTTCATGCCAGCCAAATACCAGCCAGATTATATGTTCCTGCGACAG GTTCCCATCAAGCGAGTTCACTTGTTCACCATCATACAGCTGGCCTGTCTGATCATACTCTGGCTAATCAAATCCTTCTCGCAGACGTCAATTCTCTTCCCTCTCATGCTGGTGGTGATGATCGGCATACGCAAGGCCCTCGATCTGGTCTTTACGCGTCGAGAGCTTAAAATCCTCGACGATATTATGCCGGAGATGACGAAGCGAGCGGCCGCCGATGATCTGCATCAATTGGACGCTGAGGTGGGCTTTGTTCAGAAATTTTTACCCTGTTTCTTCGGTGGTCGCGGCCAGCCCGACACCAAGGCCGGTCTTGAAGGTGGCGCTGGTAATGGCGTCGGCCTCGGCCTGATCACGTGCAACAGCtcaaatgcaaatgaaaaGGAGTTCGAGGCACAGAGTAGTCTGCTCAAAAAGTAA
- the LOC108162161 gene encoding sodium bicarbonate cotransporter 3 isoform X15, giving the protein MPQQAHLKHIHGHGRLPRVITTDSSRPWTMNSSSGDDEAPKDPRTGGEDFTQQFTENDFEGHRAHTVYVGVHVPGGRRHSQRRRKHHHSGPGGAGGAGGGGSVGGSGSMGGAGGVSSKDSGSEKQQEVERPVTPPAQRVQFILGEDVDVDGTHVSHPLFSEMGMLVKEGDEIEWKETARWIKFEEDVEEGGNRWSKPHVATLSLHSLFELRRLLVNGTVMLDMEAPNLEVMADLVCDQMVSAGTLPPGVKDKVKDALLRRHRHQHEYAKKTRLPIIRSLADMRNHSSSKKDMVKSPSSQSMARPSSGTELNEQQHKGNTHFMRKIPPGAEASNILVGEVDFLERTLSCFIRLSQAALMGDLTEVPVPTRFIFILLGPPGSQSNFHEIGRAMATLMSDEIFHEVAYRARKREHLLAGVDEFLDAVTVLPPGEWDPTIRIEPPAAIPSQDVRKRPPELPKEEIDEEEEEARLREENGLSRTGRIFGGLINDVKRKIPWYWSDYRDAFSMQCVASWIFLYFACLSPIITFGGLLAEATGKNMAAMESLVSGFVCGMGYGFFSGQPLTILGSTGPVLVFESIIYEFCMKMDWDYMTFRFWIGMWVAGICIVLTAIDASALVCYITRFTEENFATLIAFIFIYKAIENVVVIGKNFPVNQGIYDCVCIPPPGSNASVVEYAKYNWDYCEPNNGTLVGGDCGTPPTENVFLMSVVLCTGTFIISTILKDFKNALFFPSAVRQYISDFSVLIAIFAMTFFDYSLGVPTQKLEVPAELKPTLDSRGWLIPPFSERNPWWSPIIAVFPALLGTILIFMDQQITAVIVNRKENKLKKGCGYHLDLFVLSILIAICSVMGLPWFVAATVLSINHVNSLKLESECSAPGEKPQFLGVREQRVTHIMIFLTIGVSVLLTPLLGHIPMPVLFGVFLYMGVASLKGLQFFDRILIMFMPAKYQPDYMFLRQVPIKRVHLFTIIQLACLIILWLIKSFSQTSILFPLMLVVMIGIRKALDLVFTRRELKILDDIMPEMTKRAAADDLHQLDAEVGFVQKFLPCFFGGRGQPDTKAGLEGGAGNGVGLGLITCNSSNANEKEFEAQSSLLKK; this is encoded by the exons ATGCCGCAGCAGGCGCATCTGAAACACATCCACGGACATGGCCGATTGCCCAGAGTCATAACCACAGATAGCAGCAG ACCCTGGACCATGAACTCCTCGAGTGGTGACGATGAGGCGCCCAAGGACCCGCGTACTGGAGGCGAGGACTTTACGCAACAATTTACAGAGAACGATTTCGAGG GACATCGCGCACACACCGTCTATGTGGGTGTTCATGTGCCGGGAGGCAGACGCCATTCCCAGCGCCGACGCAAGCACCATCACAGCGGTCCTGGAGGTGCAGGTGGAGCTGGAGGCGGCGGTTCCGTCGGGGGCTCCGGCAGCATGGGAGGTGCTGGTGGCGTCTCCAGCAAGGACAGCGGCAGTGAAAAGCAACAGGAAGTGGAACGTCCAG TAACACCGCCCGCACAACGTGTACAATTTATACTCGGCGAGGATGTTGATGTCGATGGGACACATGTATCGCATCCTTTGTTCTCGGAAATGGGAATGCTGGTGAAGGAGGGCGACGAGATCGAGTGGAAGGAGACGGCGCGCTGGATCAAGTTCGAGGAGGATGTGGAGGAGGGCGGCAATCGGTGGTCCAAGCCCCACGTGGCCACGCTCTCCCTGCACTCGCTGTTCGAGCTGCGGCGCCTGCTGGTCAACGGCACCGTCATGCTCGACATGGAGGCACCCAATCTGGAGGTGATGGCCGACCTGGTCTGCGACCAGATGGTCAGTGCCGGCACCCTTCCCCCCGGCGTCAAGGACAAGGTCAAGGATGCCCTGCTGCGTCGACACCGGCATCAGCACGAGTATGCCAAGAAGACACGGCTACCCATCATTCGGTCCCTGGCCGATATGCGCAACCATTCGTCATCGAAAA AGGACATGGTGAAGAGTCCCAGCAGCCAGTCGATGGCACGTCCCAGCAGCGGAACGGAGCTCAACGAGCAGCAGCACAAGGGAAACACACACTTTATGAGGAAGATCCCTCCCGGTGCAGAGGCCAGTAATATTTTGGTTGGCGAAGTGGACTTTCTGGAGCGGACACTCTCCTGCTTCATCCGCTTAAGCCAGGCAGCGCTCATGGGCGATCTGACAGAGGTGCCAGTGCCCACAAG ATTCATCTTTATTTTGCTTGGACCACCTGGTAGTCAGAGCAATTTCCATGAGATTGGACGTGCCATGGCCACCCTGATGTCGGATGAGATCTTCCACGAGGTGGCCTATCGGGCACGAAAGCGAGAGCATCTGCTGGCCGGCGTTGACGAGTTCCTCGATGCGGTCACCGTTTTGCCTCCTGGGGAATGGGATCCCACCATTCGCATTGAGCCGCCGGCGGCCATACCCTCCCAGGATGTCCGCAAGCGACCACCAGAGCTGCCAAAGGAGGAGatcgacgaggaggaggaagaggcgCGACTCAGAGAGGAGAATGGTCTCTCACGAACAGGTCGTATCTTTGGCGGTCTGATAAACGATGTGAAGCGAAAGATCCCCTGGTACTGGAGCGATTATCGCGATGCATTTTCCATGCAATGCGTGGCATCGTGGATCTTCCTGTACTTCGCCTGCCTCTCGCCAATCATCACGTTCGGAGGCCTCTTGGCGGAGGCCACCGGCAAGAATATGGCAGCGATGGAGAGTCTGGTGTCGGGGTTCGTCTGTGGCATGGGCTATGGCTTCTTTTCGGGTCAGCCGTTGACAATATTGGGTTCCACCGGTCCAGTACTGGTCTTTGAGTCAATCATCTATGAGTTCTGCATGAAAATGGACTGGGACTATATGACATTCCGGTTCTGGATCGGCATGTGGGTCGCCGGCATTTGTATCGTCCTGACCGCGATAGATGCCAGTGCTCTCGTCTGCTACATAACCCGCTTCACCGAGGAGAACTTTGCCACCCTGATTGCTTTCATTTTCATCTACAAGGCCATCGAGAATGTGGTTGTCATCGGGAAGAATTTCCCTGTGAATCAAGGCATATACGATTGTGTCTGCATACCGCCGCCAGGCAGCAATGCCAGTGTTGTGGAGTATGCCAAATACAACTGGGATTATTGTGAG CCGAACAATGGAACTCTTGTTGGCGGCGACTGTGGTACTCCACCCACTGAGAATGTCTTCCTTATGTCGGTGGTTCTGTGCACCGGTACCTTCATCATCTCCACCATTCTGAAGGACTTTAAGAACGCCCTGTTCTTCCCCTCGGCTGTGCGCCAGTACATCAGTGACTTTTCCGTGCTGATTGCCATTTTTGCCATGACATTCTTCGACTACTCGTTGGGCGTGCCCACACAGAAGTTGGAGGTTCCTGCAGAACTGAAGCCCACGCTGGATTCGAGGGGTTGGCTCATTCCACCTTTCAGCGAACGGAATCCCTGGTGGTCGCCGATCATTGCCGTGTTCCCCGCTCTACTGGGAACCATTCTGATCTTCATGGATCAGCAGATTACAGCTGTAATCGTCAATCGCAAGGAGAACAAATTGAAGAAGGGCTGTGGCTACCACTTGGATCTGTTTGTTCTCTCAATTCTTATTGCCATTTGCAGTGTGATGGGTCTGCCATG GTTCGTGGCGGCCACTGTTCTGAGCATCAATCATGTAAATTCCTTGAAACTTGAATCGGAGTGCTCGGCCCCTGGCGAGAAGCCACAGTTCCTGGGTGTTCGCGAGCAGCGTGTGACACACATCATGATCTTCCTAACGATCGGTGTTTCGGTGCTGCTGACACCGCTGCTCGGTCACATTCCCATGCCGGTTCTGTTCGGTGTGTTCCTTTATATGGGCGTGGCCTCGCTCAAGGGTCTGCAGTTCTTTGATCGCATACTGATCATGTTCATGCCAGCCAAATACCAGCCAGATTATATGTTCCTGCGACAG GTTCCCATCAAGCGAGTTCACTTGTTCACCATCATACAGCTGGCCTGTCTGATCATACTCTGGCTAATCAAATCCTTCTCGCAGACGTCAATTCTCTTCCCTCTCATGCTGGTGGTGATGATCGGCATACGCAAGGCCCTCGATCTGGTCTTTACGCGTCGAGAGCTTAAAATCCTCGACGATATTATGCCGGAGATGACGAAGCGAGCGGCCGCCGATGATCTGCATCAATTGGACGCTGAGGTGGGCTTTGTTCAGAAATTTTTACCCTGTTTCTTCGGTGGTCGCGGCCAGCCCGACACCAAGGCCGGTCTTGAAGGTGGCGCTGGTAATGGCGTCGGCCTCGGCCTGATCACGTGCAACAGCtcaaatgcaaatgaaaaGGAGTTCGAGGCACAGAGTAGTCTGCTCAAAAAGTAA